In Deltaproteobacteria bacterium, a single window of DNA contains:
- the ndk gene encoding nucleoside-diphosphate kinase has protein sequence MAVERTLGIVKPDAVKNNYVGKILAHATDAGLRIVGLRLGQLTVADARAFYEVHKERPFYPELVESMSGGPTVVVAFEGENAIARWREIMGATNPAQAAEGTIRKLYAESHTANAVHGSDSTENAAREIAFFFSATELF, from the coding sequence ATGGCCGTCGAACGCACCCTGGGCATCGTGAAACCCGATGCCGTGAAGAACAACTACGTGGGCAAGATTTTGGCGCACGCAACCGACGCGGGGCTGCGTATCGTGGGGCTGCGTTTGGGGCAACTCACGGTGGCCGACGCGCGCGCGTTTTACGAGGTTCACAAGGAACGGCCCTTCTACCCCGAGCTCGTCGAGTCCATGTCGGGCGGGCCGACGGTCGTGGTCGCCTTCGAGGGCGAAAACGCCATCGCGCGCTGGCGCGAGATCATGGGCGCGACCAACCCCGCGCAGGCCGCCGAGGGCACGATCCGCAAGCTCTACGCCGAATCGCACACGGCGAACGCGGTGCACGGCTCCGACTCGACGGAAAACGCCGCGCGCGAAATTGCGTTCTTCTTCTCCGCGACCGAACTGTTCTGA